AGTCGCTCACCGGCTGGTCGAGCTTGAGCTTGCCATCCTCGACCAGCAGCATCGCGGCGATACCGGTGATCGGCTTGGTCATCGAATAGACGCGCCATAGCGAATCGGCGTCGGCCTTGGCCGCGCTCTCCTCGTCGGCGATCTTGCCCGCGGCGGCGAAATTCGGGGGCCGGTCGCCCTTGGCATAGGCGATGACGATGCCAGGCGCCTTGCGGTCGGCGACATAGGCGCGGGCGAGCGCGGGAACAGCATCGGCGGCGACGGTGACGTCCTGCACCGGCGGCTGCACGGGCGGCGAGGTGACCGCCTGCCCAAAGGCGCCCGAAACCGCGACGATCGCAAGCGCGGCAGCGCCGCCGGCCAGCCAGAGTGTCTTCATCCCGTCCTCCGCAACGCTGCCACTGCCTTGGCGAACAGGGTCGGAAGCCCCGCCGAGTCGAGCTCGGCGATCGGCCACCATTCGCCGTCCGCGGGCGCAATGTGGCGGCCGATCGAGGCGGTCGCAAGCGCGGCGACCAGCTCGAAATGCGTAAAGCCGTGGGTGACCACGGCGTTGCGCAGCGTCCAGTCGGCGGCGAGGGGTGCCTCTGCAAGCGCAGGCGGCGCTTCACCCCAGGGACCGGTGGGTAGCGCACGCATGCCGCCGAGCAATCCCTTGGCGGGGCGGCGGACGAGTAGCACCTGCCCGTCGCACTCAGCCCAGAAGAAGGTGCCGTAGCGTACTGGGCGCGCCCGTTTCGGCGCCTTCACGGGATAGGCCTCGGCCATCCCCGCGGCGCGCGCGTCGCAGCGATCGGCGAGCGGGCAGAGCAGGCATTTGGGCGACCGGGGGGTGCAAATGGTGGCGCCGAGATCCATCATCGCCTGCGCGAAATCGCCCGCGCGGGCCGAGGGCGTGATCGAATCGGCGAGCTCACGCACCCGCGGCCTCGCCCCGGGCAACCGGTCGGCGAGTGCGAACAGGCGCGCGACCACGCGTTCGACATTGCCGTCTACCACCACCGCGCGCTCCCCGAAGGCGATCGCCGCCACCGCCGCCGCGGTATAGGGACCGAAGCCGGGCAGCTGGCGCAGCTTGGCTTCGCTCGAAGGAAGCTTGCCGTCATGCTCACCGGCGACCGCGCGTGCCGCGGCGAGGAGGTTACGCGCGCGGGCATAATAGCCGAGGCCGGCCCAGGCGCTCATCAGATCGGCGTCGTCAGCCGCCGCGAGGCTCGCGAAATCGGGCCAGCGCGCTGTGAACTTCGCAAAATAGGGGATCACCGCGGCGACCTGGGTCTGCTGGAGCATCACCTCCGACAACCATACGCGATAGGGATCGGGCGGCGGGGTGCCCGGGGCCGCGCG
This is a stretch of genomic DNA from Sphingomonas sp. BT-65. It encodes these proteins:
- the mutY gene encoding A/G-specific adenine glycosylase, coding for MPDNVSRDITKQVSGDKQVSGPLLAWYDANARVLPWRAAPGTPPPDPYRVWLSEVMLQQTQVAAVIPYFAKFTARWPDFASLAAADDADLMSAWAGLGYYARARNLLAAARAVAGEHDGKLPSSEAKLRQLPGFGPYTAAAVAAIAFGERAVVVDGNVERVVARLFALADRLPGARPRVRELADSITPSARAGDFAQAMMDLGATICTPRSPKCLLCPLADRCDARAAGMAEAYPVKAPKRARPVRYGTFFWAECDGQVLLVRRPAKGLLGGMRALPTGPWGEAPPALAEAPLAADWTLRNAVVTHGFTHFELVAALATASIGRHIAPADGEWWPIAELDSAGLPTLFAKAVAALRRTG